Genomic window (Lampris incognitus isolate fLamInc1 chromosome 3, fLamInc1.hap2, whole genome shotgun sequence):
AGCCGACCAACCTCTTTTCTGGCCTACTCGGAGATCCTCATTCACTCATTGGCCTACTTGAGTAATTGGATTCCCATTGATTCCTGTCGCGGCAATAACAAAGAGCTATTTGACCTCTCCACGAGGTAAACAATCACTGACGTGCAGGGCGATCAGCGGAGGGACACTAGCGCTGAGCCAATTAAAGATATTTTGCGAGGTCAGGCTGAATGTCAGACGTGGAGTGTGAGAGGGCTGCTTTTTGGGATCGCGGTTTTTTTAACACATTTTTATTTactgcccccccctcctttctttGCCCTTCTGACTTTTCCAAGGTTACATCCTGCACTTCCCGACATCAGCGTGGTTTCATATGACCTTTCTGTTACCTGCTAGGGACAAAATGACCCCTCAGCTGAGATAGATCGTAATCGGTACATACCACAAGCCGCTACGTCGAATCACATTCTTGAGCCTCGCAATGTGACTTAGCTGTCAATGTCTTTTTTTCTGTGTAACATTTCAAGTCTCATTCAAACTGAAAATAAAGTTGGCCTACCTTTGTCCTCTTTATGAATTGCTGAACGAGTTGCTAGATGAGAGACATGGGATGAAaatgacagcgagagagagacatgcatTTGGACGCAATGTCACACAGTCACATAAAGGCAGACATGCATGTTGTGGCTGATTCAGGAATAGGAATAACAACAAGCAAGGGCATGGTgcgcaggtctctctctctctcgctctctccctctctctctctctccccctctctctgtcttctgtccaaAACTATGACGTAACAGTTGGATGAAGTGTGGTCAGTGGTGACTTTCTGCCCTTTCggtgtttgaaataaatcatgtaTTCTGCTTGTAAGGACCTGTACTATATGTGCATAACTATGATGAATGCAGTTATCTAACTAACCCCTATGGCTGATATGTGTCCGTCATTACGATGTATCTTGTGGTTTTTTAACAGATTAAATAGAAAGTCAGAATTACAATATTAGGTTTCTGGCTGCAGTTAAGGCCAGCCAAGGTTTCAGTCTTGAAATAGACATTGGACTGTTAGTTAACAGCCACTCTCTGATAAACAATGATTAACTGCACTTTTATCAACTGCACACCTAGCGGGCCATTCTCACAATATTACAAGCCTCTGCACGGAAAATGTCTACTAAAAGTACTAAAAGTACTAATACCAATttctgggtatatatatatatatatatatatatatatatatatatatatatatatatatatatatatatatatatatatatatattatactgtgtttgctgtgttcttatactgtgtttgctgtgttcgtctgtgtctgtcttgcactgtttggtgaagccacagcccgcATTtcttttttaacatgtgcctgcacattgtttttaataacaatagaaaaattgaattgaattctgaTGGCAGACTTCCCATGTTCTAGTTCCCTCTACTGGCAAGATATGTTGCAAGACTGGAAATGAAACCAGCAAGATTTCGAATAATTGTTGAAACATTTGTATTATTTTTCATATACTATACCTATAAATAGATGTAGTTTGAATTTCACGAGATGGTTATAGAAATataaatgtgtatatgtatatatatatatatatagagagagagagagagagagagagagagagagagagagagagagagagagaaatatatatatatatatattcatatatatattctCACGGTTCGTCGAGCGTTTTTCGTTATATTTTTACGCTTGCTATGTGTACAAATACAAATAGATTGTCGTTTCAAACATATCACCACTACCTGATATCATTTGTACGCTAATATTTTGGAGGCACAAATATTTCGGGTCATTTAAACATCAGCTCCTTACGGACGTTTCTGATTGGCTGCGTGGACGGAAGTAAATATCACGTGATCTGGAAAATCAGCTGATCCGCcgtagacatttttttttcttcgagTCACGACTGCGGCGATTAATTTATAACACCCGCGACTCTATTTACCGGTAGATACACGTTTTGATCCGTTGCATCGCCGCATATCGCAGTGTTTTCTGTAAAACCTACTTCTTGTTTAGACCAATCGACTGTTACTTGTCTATCTCCCCCGACAGGACCGAGCAGATCTCTGACCAGCTGCAACCATGGCGCTCAGTGATGCCGACGTACAGAAGCAGGTAGCCCGTcagctcttttttttgttttagcatTTTCCATCGACTGATTGTTGTCAGAAATGCACCAACCATCTGTTTCTGTAGAGGACATTTGTCCTGCCGTTTTGTAAAAAACGCGATATTCGAGATGTTCCAGTCGCTTAGGTTTGCGCAAGGAAAATGTCAAGGGGGGGTGACATTGAGAGAGCCTCTGTGTTAGGTTTTCAACGGAACAAAATTGACCGCACTCCAAATTATCTGCGAGTGGTTTGTGCACATTACAATTCATAACAGTTTTCAGTTTGGGTTATTACCAGCAAAGCTACATGCCAGTTATGACTGGGAAGTGGAGAGCCATGGATATCGCATGGTCACATGACAAACACGAGCGTGACCGATGAGCAACCCTTGAATGATCTTCAGTCTGGCCAAGTCGATGTGGATTTTAGGATCCGTTGAACACAAATCGCCGTGCAACGCTGAAAAATAATGCAAGCTTGAAGTTGACATCCCCATGTAGATTACTGGGTTCAGATTTTGTGGGTCTTGTAGGGAAATTGCCGTAAGAAAGTCAGGAGCATTCCACACCATAGTGAGAAAAATAGCTGTATTCAGTCTACAACATGGCGAGCAAGCACTCTCATCTTTTGTTAATGGGAGAACTGATTTGCAAAGGTTTTATTTTCAGTACTGTTTAAAATGGGTTGTATTAATATGTTGATGTACGATGCTTTTGAAGGACCTTTATATGCATGTAGAAATACAGAAAACAATCTTTCCGGAATTGTGTTGTTTTTCACTGTGTATAGATCAAACACATGATGGCCTTCATTGAGCAGGAGGCCAATGAGAAGGCAGAAGAAATTGATGCCAAGGtgcagcaccacacacacacacacacacacacacacacacacacacacattaattacAATAGACAGGACGGGGAGGGCAAGATTTTGAGAAAATAGTGATTATGATCTTGGATTCTCACTGGTGGGTGATTTGTGTCTCCCCCTGCAGGCAGAGGAAGAGTTCAACATTGAGAAGGGTCGCCTGGTCCAGACTCAGAGGTTGAAGATAATGGAGTATTATGAGAAGAAAGAGAAGCAGATTGAGCAACAGAAGAAAATGTGAGTCAGCCACATCCACCCACATCCACACAGCACATGTCTTCTCCTCTGCTCCCATCCAAATTGGGGAAGTGCTGCACATGTGATAGATAAATTCTATAATTGTATTTGGTCCCATTACCCAACAATGTCTTGATTGTGAACTATTTATGCTGTCCCCATAATTCGTCCCCATCATTGAGCTGAACAGattttatttgtttctgtttgtccTTTCTGCAGTCAAATGTCAAACTTGATGAACCAGGCTCGACTGAAGGTACTTAAAGCACGTGACGATATGATTTCGGTAAGTACTTCTGTTTAATGCTGTTCCCTATACAGAGCCCTTGGGAATGTGAATAAACCCGTGTGTAAATACCACACAACTTGGGGTGTAACAGCGACTCAGTCGTACCATACAGGTTTAGGTCCTGCCCTACATGTCATTCTCTCTCTGACCTGTCTTTCCTGGCACATTTCATTGTCCTAAGGAAAGAAAAGCTACCCAAAAACAAGCTTAAACCTCATGTCAACTTGGTTCCCCTAGGAAATGTTGAATGAGGCCCGCCAAAGGCTTGCTAATGTGGCAAAGGACCCTGCCAGGTACCCGACCCTGATGGATGGCCTGATCTTACAGGTAAGTAACTCTGCCTAAGCTTCCATTACTCATGGGAGTGGGCCGTGTCGAGCAAATGCTAAAAGATGAAGTTCTTTTAATGGTTCGAAAAAATAGACCACACACGGATTTTATATTTTATTGCTGCATGAGCAACCAATTGGTGTGCTGTCAGTATTTTCAGTTTTTTGATATCCATTTTGaggatccagcacccagacaaaaaCCACACCACTGAGTAAAGCATATTGATTCTTTAccatttggttttgttttgggttttttcccTCATCAGGGATTCTATCAGCTTCTGGAGCACAAAGTGACCATCCGCTGCCGTAAACAGGACCTACAGTTAGTTCAGGTGAGGAACGTTTGCATTCAGGTGTGTTACAATCAGCATCTCTATTTAAATAGTATTATAAGAGCTGTTTTGTCTTCAGGGATCCATCCAGAGGAATATTCCAACCTACAAAGCAGCGACAAAGAGCAGTCTGGAGGTCCGCATCGACCAGGACAACTTCCTGTCCCCAGACATGTGAGCATCATCACATTTGAAAGATAGAATTTGATGGATAAGCAAGTTTATTGCGTTACAGCCATCCCTGTTAATGGACTGAAGTGTTTTGTCTTGTTGATCTgacttggtctgtgtttgttggTGTGGCTGTATTCAGTTCTGGAGGCATTGAGCTCTATAACGCTGATGGGAAGATCAAGGTGTCCAACACCCTGGAGAGCAGACTGGACCTCATGGCTCAGCAGGTAGGAAACAGAGATGGATCACTGCCAAAACCAGTCTTACATCTTTCCCTTTCCCCACCCTGGAAACAGAGATGGATCACTGCCAAAACCAGTCTTACACCTTTCCCTTTCCCCACTCTGGATCCCCACTCTGGATGCATCCCCACTCACGTGGATGCATTTAAAAGAAAAACAATGTTAGCTGTAATGTGTAGCTGTGCCAATCTGAAATGTTTTTTCCAAGGTAAGAACAATAAGTTGATCCGGGTTTTTTTGCCTGAATGGTGTTTTGAATCTTGACTTTGGTGCTGGGCGTTATTTTTCTGTGTTTTCTGTAAACCACTTGTCTCCTGTTCTCAGATGATGCCTGAAATCCGAGTGGCTCTCTTCGGTGCCAATCCCAACCGCAAGTTTATGGACTGAGCTGCTCCGTTGTCCGGGAAAAATCAAGAGTTctgatattttttattttgtggCGTAAACGATTTAATTCAAGTGTCTTTGAAAAGAAATTCTGGTGCAGTTTCAGCTCGAAGAAGACACGCTGTCATTGTGTGATGTATtactgtattatttttttttcttcttctgtgcatCGAGGGAAAGTATAGATGCCGCGAACTGAGTTTTACAGATACGAGTAGTGGGTGCGTCTGCACAGTTGTGACAACTGGTTTACTCCAATGCTCCCTTCCACGGGTCTCGGTTTACACTGCTCATTCAGAGACAATGTGATGAATCAGGTGTTTAACATTTGAGTTTCTCAGTCGATCGGTCAATGCACTCCATACATTCAATTAGCCTCACTTTTCCAGCCGGTTGCATTTTAACCATCACATGACTCGCTTGCATGGGCCGTTGTCTTGCTAGGTATCTGCTCCAACCAGCCTGGATGATTTATGAAGtatttggaagaagaaaaaaacagcatTGCAAAACATGACATTATTGAGTTAATTTATTGATGTTACatcttctctgtgtctctcccataTCATTCCAAAGGGTGCATTGTATGTATATGAGAACCCCAAATCCACAGTTAAATTATAatatatgtacgtatgtgttttttttttgtttttttttggtttcgttGTATTGTTATTTTGATTGTATCTCTGTCTGGAAATGTTGAATTGTGAAAATGTATAACATAAGTAAAGTATGAATCATTAGTACCACCTATCTGCTCTTTTCGACTCCTTTAAATTTGTCATTAATGGGAACTCTGTTCATCACATTGAATGGCTTTTTTTGATTTTGCAACACTGGCCGTTCATGCTTCCTCTATTAGTTAATCACATGGTCATTGGTCAGAAAACAAGCCCATATTACCCGATGCCTTGCAGTATTTTGCTGACATCCTGGCAGGGGTAACAAGGGTAGCTAGAAGAGAGGAAGATGAGTATTTGGAGGACTGGTGCGCTAAAACCTAGGACACCACAAGCCGTAGGCAGTGATATGAcgggtaagatttttttttaaattttaaatgtAATATGTGAGATTGAGTGTTGAAGGGCGGCTCTTTGCAGATTCTTGTCCAAAACCTGGAGCAGTCGTGAGAATACTACCACTGGTGTGGAAGGTATTCCCAGGAAGCATCTGCTGTTTTGTGGATAATTATAGCTTAGTGTGTATGAGGAAGCTACTGTTGTTATCATTGCACAAACTGATGGACATGCTGTATGTAGGGTTTGGTGGTGGAAAAAGGTTTACAGGCTGTGAGAAAACTTtgtgagccttttttttttaagcacaaGGATTATTCCATGATTGTCTTGTAAAATGCACTCCTGCTCATTAAAGTAGAGAAACACAATCTGATTAAACAAAATAAAGTCAGGCGTTCCTTCTCAGCAAGAGGGCATTCAGCTCCGTGTTAGGGATTCCTTACCGGGTAAGATGCAGGTCAAATCACGGCTACCAACAGAATCTTGACATGCTGAGATCAGAAgatgtgggcagcacggtggttatcactgtggcctcacagcaagaaggtcccgggttctttctgtgtggagtctgcatgttccccccgtgtctgtgtgggtgtcctccgggtgctccgctttcctcccaccattaaaaagacatgcatgttagggttaatactcctgcctgtgcccctgagcaaggcagtggaaagaagaactggagttggtctccgggtgctgcagctgcccactgctcctatacaacaggatgggttaaaagctgagaacacatttcattgtaaccgtacaatgacgaaatgaagtggctttccttCTTCGTTTATTGTTTTGAAGGAGACACTGCACACCCCATTTTGACTGTAATGGAGCGTGCAGGGCTCTAGGCAGCTCATTGAAAGGAGTGGGTCTTTTTCTGGGCATAGGAGACATCATGCAAGTCGTATGGTACACAAAAGCTTGTAATTTAGTGGAAGGATTGCCAAATAATGTATATTTCAGGCTTAAAAACATCATATGGGAGTAACTGAGTTTCTTTTCCCCCTGAGGTAACTGCAATTTGGTTTCACTCCATGAATTTTGCACGCTCTCCTTaccaattattataattatatcatAAGATTACATTATAATCATATTATGATctattatattattttataatcaTATAATATTCAAGTTTGTTTGCTAGTAGTAATAGAATGTAATTGTAATAGAATGACGTAATAGCCTTCATAAATTATTGAATGGATGTTAAACCAGCagtaagtttatatatatatatatatatatatatatgtgtgtgtgtgtgtgtgtgtgtatatttcccttccccctccctgaTAGGAGTCCTGTGTGCTCCTCCAAGTTACCGTGGGAAAGATGAAGAGGGTTTGGATAAAGGCTGTAAGCCGGACATCTTTGAAACACTGCTGGGCATCATGTTGAGTCTtacagggtgggggggggggcatggctcaggaggtagagcgggtcgtcccgTACTCGGAAGGTTCCTGGATAAAtccccctggctcctccagagagcatgccgaagtgtccttgagcaagacactgaacccccaactgctcctgatgagcaagcTGGCACCTTGCTAGTGGCAGGCTGTGCCACCAGTGTAATGAAGCGTCCCCTGTAAAGTGtgctgagtggtcggtagactagaaaagcgcaggATTGTACATGCAGGGggctgttccttatccggtgcgaggggctaagggcaggatgttgtgttgctgtaaagccccttcaggcaaagttgtaatttgtgatattgggttaaacaaataaaattggcttgacttgacttgctacATTCTCTATATTAACTGTGTTCATTTTACATCACTGGGCTTTGTATGAAACCTCCCGGTTGTGTATTGTAATGCTGTCACTCCTCTCTCCTCTGTGCATTCAGCACCAAGCATGTCTATCCTTAAAGAAAATCTCTCCTCTTTTGTCCTCCCTGAGCtatctcctgccccccccccataagttatTTTCGCGGCaccgtggtgcagtggttagggtggtcgcctcacagcgagaaggttctgggttcgagccccagggtagtccaaccttgggggccgtccctggtcgtcctctgtgtggagtttgcatgttctccccgtgtttgcgtgggtttcctccgggggctccggtttcctcccaaagacatgtagatcaggtgaatcggccgtactatattgtccctGTGTGCGTGATggccctggcagcctgtccagggtgtcctgccgcccaatgactgctgggataggctccagcgaccctgagagcaggataggcgggtcGGTCGGTCGGATGGATGGaggttttcttgtggagttttcctCATTCAAGTCAAGGGTCCAAAGAGAGAGGGCCGGATCCGGACCGGatgtatcacagcatcacagcatccgGGACGGATCCGCCATGACGCCTGTACAAAAGTGCACGGCGGCATATTCAAGGATATTAAACGTTCTTTCTCTTAAACAGTCCACTGAAACCTGTttctaaatgaataaataaaattatgCGAGAAATAGGGAATCCAGGCGCTCACTCCATCCTGACTCATTTTAGACCCACAAGGCGTTATTTAGAAATGGGTTCCGACATTCGTAAGGAGGCCACACTGGCCAGAGGGGCGGGGCGGTCTAGGAGCGGACgtgattcctatgcggatctgccggactgtggacggatccggcccagtgtcagctGCTGTATCGGTTTGGGACTAATTTGTGATATACAAATGAACTTGAAATGACATTCATTGAATACACCGCCCACCCTtattatctccccaattgtacacggccaattaccccactcttccgagccgccccggtcgctgctccaccccctctgccagccggggagggctgcagactaccacatgcctcctctgatacatgtggagtcgccagccgcttcttttcagctgacagtgaggagtttcgccagggggacgtagcgcgtgggaggatcacgctatttcccccagttcccctgggGGAATagacgctccgaccgaccagaggaggcactattgcagcgaccagtaaacatacccacatccgacttcccatccgcagacactgccaactgtgtctgtagggacgtccgatcaagccgggggtaacacgtggattcgaaccggcgatccccgtgttggtaggcaacggaatagaccgccacgctatccggacgcaCTTTAATCAAAAATTTtggccccccttttttttgggcCCCCCCGACCCTTCCTTGGTTAACACCAATGGCACGCTGGTAGGATGAGCGTCGGTTTGGAGCCTGCCCATTACTGCCCCAAAGCCTGAGATAAATTGTAATTCATGAGGAAACAATGAATTGCAAACTTGTGTCAGCAAGCTTTAATGGATGTCGGATCATGTAGCGTGGCCGTAAATCAGTTCTGTGTCTGGGAGAAGGTTATCTAATTAGTGAAATGAGCTggcgtggtggtgttgttttggaTAGGGTCCCTGCGGACACACAGCTGTGCACATGGCTGAGAACCACTGGCTTTAAATAGAACAGTTCACGCTTCTGAATGACCAGTGCAGAGCCGGACTTTAACCCTATGAGGTATCAATGAGCTAACACGGCTCCGTGAGGAGGACTGGTCCTGTTCTGCAGGTCTGGTCAGCAGCTGCAGGAGACGCTCGGTTGAGGTCGGTGCTGCAGAGCAACACTCCGCCATTTGTTCAATCAGACGTTTGCCAGCCTAGACTGATTGTATTGTTTAAATCTTATACTCAAGAAAGGCATAAACTACCATAGTCTGTGGGGTTTTTGTTTAAGATTGTGCTCATTTTCATGACTTAGATTAAGAACTCGGTTTACGAGAAAACAAATAAGCGAATTGATAAATTAAGTGTAAGAAAAGTAATAAGTAATCACCAAAATTCATAGATGCACCAGTATCACTTTTATATTATCAATACCAATTGCAAGTACAAATCTTTATATCTGCTGATACTGAGCATCGATCCCATCCATTACtctgctgaacagtgcagacttggACCCTTGGTTTTTGGATTAATGGGCAAAATAATTAAGATTGAATCCGTTTTTTCCCCACCATTATAGAAACACAGCCTTCATGGccaaaatgcagtaaatcaagccattttgcttttatgaCTTTTGGTATCAGATTTAGTCTTGGGTCAAATCTCAGATACTCCATTTTGGCCCCTTATTGGCCCCAAATACGATACCAGTATCACTATCAACGCATCCCTGGTTGCGACCTTTTCAAGACCACCAACCTACTAATCACAGTGGTTGTATACCATTGGTTCTCTTGTAGATCGGCCCTAAGATGGAGGTCTATCCTCCACAGAGCAAGGTTATCAGTCCCTATTTTACACAATATTACTATGTATTCTCGCTGCACCAATGACAAAAATTGTGTTTATTTTAGGTGGCTGTATGGTATGTTAAAAGAGGACTATAAATCGGCACTGTGCAGTGGAATATAAGGACATGGTGATTTGGGTGTGCAGAGGAAGACTCCGGGCTCTGGTCAGATGCAGCCTCTTCCTGTGGTTCGTGGTGGTATGTAATGGGGGTCCTGACCCCATCCAGAGAGACGCGTTGATGCATCAGGAGGTGTCCAGGCAGataggaggcagagagacactGACGCTGGCAGAACAGAAACTCGATGCTCACCTCCGCTGGTGTAAACAGAAAGAGATGTCTGCTGACCAGTTCCCGCCTTCTATGCACTTCTTCAAGGCAAAACCGCTCATTCAAAAAAGTCCAATCTTTAACCTTCTGCAAAAGATGCCTAAAGGTATTTATCACCCCCAGTAGTTGCTTCAACTGGGGAGAATCAGTTTTTACCTTATTGTCTTCACTTTCAATATCACAGGTCTCCACTATGGTGGCATGGTCTAAATGTCAGTGTATCGGTCTGAGTTTGGGATGACTATGCTGTCTTTGGTTAACAGGTGGAGCCCTCCACATTCACAGTTCATCTCTGGTCAGCGTCGACTGGCTGGTGAAAAACGTCACCTACAGGCCAAACTGCTACATCTGCTTCACGTGGGACAACTCCGTCCGTTTCCTCTTCTCTGATCGCCAACCCTTCCCTCGATGGGACTGCATCTACTGGCAACTGCTAGAAACCCTGAGAGCCAAAATGGGAGATCCTACTGACTTTGATAACAGGTTGAATAAGCCATCTTCATATTTTGATATGATATCTATTGAATGAAACGATATTTCGATCCATTTCATGTACTTACATACATGAGACGAAATATTACAGTGaattcgaggggggggggcaactcggacgccgcatccgggacgcgaacccgtggctcccacaccgcaagcgactacgttccgaccctttagtcgactggttaacgttgccgcttgcggagcgacaacgttaaccactgtTTGAAACACTGTTGGGCATCATTACGacaacttatccatgcacgttacactacccccctcaaaaagtgtaacgtgcatggataagtcgacacgttggcccttgggtaacgggtcggaccctttagtcgactggttcgcgtcccggccgcggcagctcctgtggcgtggttgccccctcccccccgaattcgctaaaatatcgtttcccacagcagtgccacacaaagacaaaaacacatatttaaaaactacaagaacacatatatcaaactacaaaaaaaaaaatcactgtcagagaatgaacgccaggatgactgtcgaaactgcatgggctagcagttagcttagcctcccccacttccgcgtcctgtcagaccgcccttggtgtttccccctcgtgcgcagctccaggcagggccgcggtccccaggcccaccggatGAGCAGACCAGGCTCCGCCAGCCGATtccacgccagctctcccagccagacg
Coding sequences:
- the atp6v1e1b gene encoding V-type proton ATPase subunit E 1 codes for the protein MALSDADVQKQIKHMMAFIEQEANEKAEEIDAKAEEEFNIEKGRLVQTQRLKIMEYYEKKEKQIEQQKKIQMSNLMNQARLKVLKARDDMISEMLNEARQRLANVAKDPARYPTLMDGLILQGFYQLLEHKVTIRCRKQDLQLVQGSIQRNIPTYKAATKSSLEVRIDQDNFLSPDISGGIELYNADGKIKVSNTLESRLDLMAQQMMPEIRVALFGANPNRKFMD